A stretch of the Lytechinus variegatus isolate NC3 chromosome 5, Lvar_3.0, whole genome shotgun sequence genome encodes the following:
- the LOC121414917 gene encoding galanin receptor type 1-like, with translation MSLLLSNVSNSFPTQRPTVIVQESDAVRFVAPCVVGLVILIGVVGNIFIILGLLAAKNKVDTPPCLLHWVIQNVTASDLALLVFVCPIFAAEFAGESWTFGQALCSVMRPLDFTNMVVSFYSICFICIDTCFAVADPQRYQQKRNARTTGGCIVGIWAVAIALTLPVWVFSRVRPTAFRGNICTVSWPDHFPISFPVYGLVFAMGLPLLTSLCCIAGIFINSSEKLWRPTSADSVKKTKELVNLIIALVLTGGGLCAPYFITPFYREIYTENLVPKKSAESFFTITCFVYAYSCVKPMLYIFFYSELRNMVTDLIPSRSSNIKSIRNGFKKNRSPQSNPAKPPRGQQHYVDHRCPDTPISTRSFPGSRTDSRINLQNLFALQFTEDGWRRKTL, from the coding sequence ATGTCGTTGCTGCTTTCAAACGTTTCAAACTCTTTCCCTACCCAAAGACCAACTGTCATTGTTCAGGAAAGTGACGCTGTCCGATTCGTCGCACCATGCGTTGTCGGACTCGTGATCCTCATTGGTGTCGTAGGAaacatcttcatcatcctcgGTCTCCTGGCCGCCAAGAACAAGGTAGACACCCCTCCATGTCTCCTCCACTGGGTGATACAAAACGTAACGGCGAGTGATCTGGCTCTACTAGTTTTTGTCTGTCCCATCTTTGCAGCAGAGTTCGCGGGAGAGAGTTGGACATTCGGCCAAGCACTGTGTTCAGTCATGCGCCCTCTGGATTTCACCAACATGGTGGTGTCTTTTTACAGTATTTGCTTCATATGTATTGACACATGCTTTGCCGTGGCAGATCCGCAGAGGTATCAACAGAAAAGAAACGCAAGAACGACTGGAGGATGCATCGTGGGGATCTGGGCAGTGGCTATTGCATTGACCTTGCCAGTATGGGTTTTTTCTCGTGTTCGCCCAACTGCATTTCGTGGCAACATCTGCACCGTCTCATGGCCGGACCACTTTCCCATCTCGTTTCCAGTCTATGGGCTGGTTTTCGCGATGGGGTTGCCCCTGTTGACATCATTATGCTGCATCGCTGGCATTTTCATCAACTCGAGTGAGAAACTCTGGAGACCAACCTCGGCAGATAGCGTCAAGAAAACCAAAGAGTTGGTCAACTTGATCATTGCTCTTGTCCTCACCGGTGGCGGACTATGTGCTCCGTACTTTATCACACCTTTCTATAGGGAAATTTACACCGAAAACCTGGTGCCAAAGAAGTCTGCAGAATCCTTCTTCACCATCACATGTTTTGTCTACGCGTACAGCTGCGTCAAGCCAATGTTGTACATCTTTTTCTACAGCGAGCTTCGCAACATGGTCACCGACCTGATCCCGAGCAGATCCTCAAACATAAAATCGATCAGAAACGGGTTCAAGAAGAACAGGAGTCCGCAATCTAACCCGGCCAAACCGCCCAGGGGTCAGCAACACTATGTTGACCATCGTTGTCCGGACACACCCATTTCCACCAGGTCGTTTCCCGGCTCTCGAACCGATTCTCGAATCAATCTACAAAACCTGTTTGCATTGCAGTTTACCGAGGATGGATGGAGAAGGAAGACACTTTAA